The following nucleotide sequence is from Gymnodinialimonas phycosphaerae.
GCACGCGCCTCCAGCACGGCCAGGATCATCGACAGGCGCGACCCGTCCCACCCCACCACCGCGCGGCGCGGTTGGCTCAGGTTCGACGGCGCGACAAGGGCCTGGAACTCCACCAACACCGGGCGCGTGCCCTCGATGCCCGCAAACACCACCGACCCCGGCGCGGGTTGTTCACGGTCCGAAAGGAACAGGGCAGAGGGGTTGGACACCTCGGCCAGGCCCCGGCCCGTCATCTCGAACACGCCGATCTCATCGGCGGGGCCGAAGCGGTTCTTCACCGACCGCAGGATGCGGAACTGGTGGCCGCGCTCGCCCTCGAAATACAGCACCGTGTCGACCATGTGCTCCACCACGCGGGGGCCCGCGATCTGGCCTTCCTTGGTGACATGGCCCACCAGCATCACCGACGTGCCCCGCCGCTTGGCGAAAGTCGTCAACTCGTGGGACGACGCGCGCACCTGGCTGACGCTTCCCGGCGCAGAATCCACGGTGTCGAGCCACATCGTCTGGATCGAATCGATGATGGCCAGATCAGGTTGCTCGGCCTCCAGCGTGGTGATGATGTCGCGCAGGTTGGTCTCGGACGCGAGCATCACGGCGCTATCAGACAGCCCAAGACGGTCGGCGCGCATGCGCACCTGCGCCGTGGCTTCCTCGCCGGACACATACACCACCTTCAGGCCCTGACGCGCAAAGGCGGCGGCGGCCTGCAACAGCAGCGTGGATTTGCCGATGCCCGGATCGCCCCCCACCAACGTGGCCGAGGCCGGGACAAGGCCACCGCCCAATACCCGGTCCAACTCCGCCACACCCGCCGATTGACGCGGCGGCGGCGTTTCCTTGGTGCGCAGATCCTTCAGGATCATCTTGCGGCCCTTGGCCGATCCCAACGCCCCCTTGCCGGGGCCCGTGCCAAGGGGCGTCTCCTCGCGGATGGTGTTCCACTCGCCGCAATCATCACAGCGCCCCGACCACTTCTTGTGGACAGCGCCGCAGGTCGAGCAGGTGAATTGGGTGACAGGTTTGGCCATGGGGTGCGTTTAGCCGAGGGCGCGGGGAAGGGGAATAGGGCGCGCGTTCAGGAATTGTTGTCATTTCTCCGTCAAATTGCCCCCGACAGATCTTGTTTTGGCCCGCGCCAATGGCGATCACCGGGCCAATAAGAAAGCAGGCAACGACGCAGGGGTTAACGATGCAACACGTCAAACGCGCCGCCGGCGCGGTCGTGGTGGCAAGCGCGCCGGCGACATCGCCCATGCGCGCTGCGCATGACCCTCAGGGTCTGACGCCCCCCCTTTGATGCGCCGCCAAAGGCGTGCCCCAACACAGCCGCGACGATGGCCCATTCGCGCGGCCCCCACCCAATGATTGAGGATGTGAAACCATGAGAAAACTCGGCGCAAGCGTTGCAGTGGCCGCGACGTAGATGGCAAGCAGCGCGGCACTGGCCTGGCCCTCGGAATTCGTGTTCGATTCGTTGTGGAGCACGATTCGAACCGGCCCGATCGGGCTCGGCGCAGACGCGAACTTCGTCCCCTTCGGCCGTGTCGCGCAAGAATTTGTCTGGGTTCGGGGCGGGCATGGCTTCACCCTGAAACCGAGCGATAGCCTGTATGCACAAACCAGCTTCTTTGACACGTCCCCGGAACTCACCTTCGTGGTCTTTGCGACCGGCCCCAACGACGATGTTTTCGACACGCTGACAACGGCCGTCTCTCCTTATCCGGACCCCAGTGCGGTCCTCGAAAGAAGTACGCCAACCACGTTTGATCTCGATGATGGGCTCTACGCGCTCAACCTGGTGGTCTTTGCCAATTGCGTGAATCCCAGTGGCAACTGCTACGGCGTGGACCAATTCAGCGTTTTCGTCACCTTGGATGGTGCGGTCAACATCACGCCAAGCGCCGTGCAGGCGCTGGTGCAATACCTCGCCCATCAAAGCGCGCATCATGTGGTCTCAACCGCCACCTCTGCGACGCAGGGCGCATCACCCGTCTCGCAGGCGACGCGCAACGCGGCGGTGTCGCTGACGCGGGTGCAGGGGACCACGGATGTCCTGGTCTCGACCCGGTCCATGCCGGGCCTCACGGGCAACCTCTACACCTGGGCGGAAATCACGGGCTTTTACGGCGAACATCGCGGCAACGCCCCGGATGTGCGCGGCAGCGGCGTGCAAATCGGTGCCGACGTGGCGCTGGGGCCCCATGTCATCGCGGGCATTTCGCTTGGCCATACGGAGGTGACGGGAACCAGCGGCACGCTGCTGTGAAGCGGGACCCAGACCCAGAGGTTCACGCAGGCCTCCCTCGGGATGGAGGTCAGCCTTGATGTCGAGGGTGGATCCTACTTCGCGGGCTTCCACGCCGATCACCTGACCCGGGGCACAAACCTTGCGCTGACCCAGGATCTGTTGGCGGGCGAAGGCTGAACCGGTCGGGTGGAATTCGGCGGCCAGACGGACCTGGGCCGGGGCCTTGGCCTCAACACCAGCGTAGAGGTTCGCGGCCTCGGCGGTGAGATGCGCACCGTCTCGGGCGGCCTGCGGGTGGCGCTCACGTTCTGAATTGGGCGCTGTCTGACGACGGGGAAAATGGTTAACGGCGCAACCCGTTAACCTTTTTGTTGAGTGATATCAATGCCATGAGGGGGTGCTCAAGCTTGAGCACCCCCGCTCACCGCCTCTCAGCCCTTGATCACGGCCCGTTTCGTCAGCATCGAAATGCCCAGGGAAACCAGCACGCTGCCCGTAAACAGCCACAGCCCCCACGCCGTCTCGACCCGTCCCACCGACAGCCCCTTGGCGAGCGTGATATAGACGGCAATCAGGAAAACATCCGCCATCGCCAGCTTGCCTGCAATCTCTAGCGCAGGCAGCAGCCGAGCGGGGGCGCGGGACAGGTGGATGAGGGTCAGCACGATCGTCTTGACCATCGGAGAGACCAGCGCAAAAACCGCCACAAGGGCCGCCAGCGCATATTCCCCATCGTCCCAAAGGGCTGCGAGGCCCGACAGGATGGAAATTTCCGACAGACCGAACAACGGCAACAAACCCGCGCGCATCAGCGGCGCCATCCACGAGACCGGAAACAGCACCAGCAGGCACAGGTTGGCGGCAATCAGGGCTTTGGGCATGGCAGGCCTTTCTCGGAGTCTGTTCGGGATCTGTGCGGTTTGCTGAGACGGTTCAAGGATCTGGCGGTGCGTTCCTTCATAAGGACGGCGCCGGAGTGGTGGGGCATAGGAAGCAATAGCGCATGTTTGTGGAACAAGTGGGGCGTTCAGATCAGTTGGCGGTAGGTGACGATGGCCGCAGCGACAAACACCGTGAGGGCGAGACGAGGCAGGTCGCGACGGCTGCTTGGCGCGTCGCGGACCTCCACCAGGGCCATGTGGGTGCCATAGGCGCAGCCCGCAGGAAACAGGATCGCGATGAAGGCCACGACGCTAGGCAGGCCGATGAGCGCGCCAATCAGAACCACGGCGACAAGGACGATCATGGCGGGAACGAGGTGGGTAAGCAGCTCGACCCCGGCGGCGATGTGGGCCCCCTTTGGCAGCGCGCGCAGGTGCAGGGCCCAAACCGTGCCGGTCAGGGCGGTGTAGCTCCAGAGGAGGGTGGCCAAGGCCTCGATCAGGGCGATGGCGGTCATCTACCAGACCACCGCAAGGGGAAGGGCGAGGGCGACGAGCAGCGCGGCCGCAGCAACGAGCGTGGCAATGTCGAGACCGCGAGGGCGCAGCCCGGTCTTGATCGCAGAGCGGGTCCAGCTGACCGCCAGCCAGGAAACGGCGAAGATCCAAAGGAATGACCAGAGGCCGGAGGTGCGCCAGCTTTGGGGCACAGCGCCGGGGGCAAGAGTCTCGATCAGGCCGAGGGCCGCGACGAGGAGCGTTGCGACAAGCACGATCCAATGCAGGGGCCGCTGTTCGGGAAAGCGACGGAGCTTCAGGATCGCGCTGACAAAG
It contains:
- the radA gene encoding DNA repair protein RadA; amino-acid sequence: MAKPVTQFTCSTCGAVHKKWSGRCDDCGEWNTIREETPLGTGPGKGALGSAKGRKMILKDLRTKETPPPRQSAGVAELDRVLGGGLVPASATLVGGDPGIGKSTLLLQAAAAFARQGLKVVYVSGEEATAQVRMRADRLGLSDSAVMLASETNLRDIITTLEAEQPDLAIIDSIQTMWLDTVDSAPGSVSQVRASSHELTTFAKRRGTSVMLVGHVTKEGQIAGPRVVEHMVDTVLYFEGERGHQFRILRSVKNRFGPADEIGVFEMTGRGLAEVSNPSALFLSDREQPAPGSVVFAGIEGTRPVLVEFQALVAPSNLSQPRRAVVGWDGSRLSMILAVLEARAGISFQGLDVYLNIAGGMRISEPAADLAVAAALLSAREDSALPVETVVFGELSLSGALRPVSQAENRLKEAVKLGFSTAIAPAGCRITDNAGVNVKSYSDLPSFVGDIFGAG
- a CDS encoding paraquat-inducible protein A; translated protein: MPKALIAANLCLLVLFPVSWMAPLMRAGLLPLFGLSEISILSGLAALWDDGEYALAALVAVFALVSPMVKTIVLTLIHLSRAPARLLPALEIAGKLAMADVFLIAVYITLAKGLSVGRVETAWGLWLFTGSVLVSLGISMLTKRAVIKG